In Zingiber officinale cultivar Zhangliang chromosome 1A, Zo_v1.1, whole genome shotgun sequence, a genomic segment contains:
- the LOC122006155 gene encoding receptor-like protein 43, translating into MDNPTTRGDDGGDYGGDDDSDEEVTCERLRLAAGCDIGVGGSHERTGAAESLESVSITMESKEEVMANGKTCSIPSNIGNLGRLTILSLHFNNLNGTIPLEIGNLVNMQFLKRDANHLSGIIPKSLGRLKNLDTLTLGGNQLEAIHTA; encoded by the exons ATGGACAACCCAACAACAAGAGGTGATGATGGCGGAGATTATGGTGGCGATGATGACAGCGATGAAGAAGTCACTTGCGAACGACTACGGTTAGCGGCAGGTTGCGACATCGGTGTTGGAGGGTCCCACGAGAGAACTGGTGCAGCAGAGAGCTTAGAGTCAGTGTCTATTACTATGGAATCCAAGGAGGAGGTGATGGCAAATGGAAAAACAT GTAGCATCCCGTCCAACATCGGCAATCTTGGCAGATTAACTATACTTTCTCTGCATTTCAACAATCTCAACGGCACAATCCCATTAGAGATTGGGAATCTTGTCAATATGCAATTTCTAAAGCGGGACGCCAACCATCTTTCTGGGATCATTCCTAAAAGCTTGGGCCGCTTGAAAAATCTAGATACGCTTACTCTTGGTGGTAATCAGCTAGAAGCAATACATACTGCTTAG